From one Pseudomonadota bacterium genomic stretch:
- the hflX gene encoding GTPase HflX, with amino-acid sequence MPFDVLATPELCRALAAVSHTTGRQVGALVHRSGHVEYVVVGDSTKLMLPDIGRLRGGSGRFRGLRLLHTHVRSEPLSRDDLVDLTRLRLDLVAALCLNAEGHPQTFHYAHCIPLDQKAGLDDAAVAEPFRVYGPIPYGQLRCNPRQLLAGLEEEFARASRLRPARAKDGRAILVHLSSRHSTGSPSDSLRELADLARTAGLEVADSVVQTRDRIDSKYVLGRGKLEQVVLRAMQLDVEVLLFDGQLSPAQCSAIGRLTDLKIIDRTQLILDIFAQHAQSRDGKLQVELAQMRYLLPRLGSRDDSLSRLTGGIGGRGPGETKLEIGRRRARERIARLEARLAQLGRQRRQRRRRRTRAGVPVVAVIGYTNAGKSTLVNALARSDLLTADKLFATLDPRSRRVHFSQDRYAIVSDTVGFIRDLPSDLVTAFRATFEELVDADLLLHVLDVSDPGLQQHLATTDALLRRLELDQIPRMLVLNKSDKLGTADAPMVGRGAGALAVSAHEPDSLGPLRSELERRLFAGGPPPLQAKKATPAVAQASAPRA; translated from the coding sequence GTGCCCTTCGACGTGCTGGCCACTCCAGAGCTGTGTCGCGCACTGGCGGCCGTCTCGCATACTACAGGTCGTCAGGTGGGCGCCCTGGTGCATCGCTCGGGGCATGTGGAGTACGTGGTCGTCGGTGACTCGACCAAGCTCATGCTCCCCGACATCGGCCGCTTGCGCGGTGGCTCGGGACGCTTCAGGGGGTTACGGCTGCTGCACACGCACGTGCGCAGCGAGCCGCTCAGCCGCGACGATCTCGTCGACTTGACGCGCCTGCGGCTCGATCTCGTGGCGGCGCTGTGTCTGAACGCGGAGGGTCACCCCCAGACGTTCCACTACGCCCACTGCATCCCGCTCGATCAAAAGGCCGGCCTGGATGACGCTGCGGTCGCAGAACCCTTTCGTGTCTACGGCCCGATTCCCTACGGCCAGCTGCGGTGCAACCCAAGACAGCTTCTGGCCGGCCTCGAAGAAGAGTTCGCGCGCGCTTCGCGGCTGCGACCCGCCAGGGCAAAGGATGGTCGAGCGATCCTGGTGCACCTCAGCTCCCGGCACTCCACGGGATCGCCGAGCGACTCGTTGCGGGAGCTCGCGGACTTGGCGCGCACGGCGGGCCTCGAGGTTGCCGACAGCGTCGTTCAGACCCGGGATCGGATCGACTCCAAGTACGTGCTGGGACGGGGCAAGCTGGAACAGGTCGTGCTGCGCGCCATGCAGCTCGACGTCGAGGTGCTGCTCTTCGATGGCCAGCTCAGCCCGGCTCAATGCTCGGCGATCGGCCGCCTGACCGACCTGAAGATCATCGACCGCACGCAGCTCATCCTCGACATCTTCGCGCAGCACGCTCAAAGCCGCGACGGAAAACTGCAAGTCGAGCTCGCGCAGATGCGCTACCTGTTGCCGCGCCTGGGAAGCCGGGACGATTCGCTTTCCAGGCTGACGGGTGGAATCGGGGGGCGGGGACCGGGCGAGACCAAGCTGGAGATCGGCCGGCGCAGAGCTCGCGAGCGCATCGCACGACTCGAGGCGAGGTTGGCCCAGCTGGGAAGGCAACGTCGCCAGCGCAGGCGGCGTCGCACCCGCGCCGGCGTGCCCGTCGTCGCGGTGATCGGGTACACGAACGCCGGCAAGAGCACGCTGGTCAACGCACTCGCTCGTAGCGACCTTTTGACCGCGGACAAGCTCTTTGCCACGCTCGACCCGCGATCGCGTCGGGTGCACTTCTCGCAGGACAGGTATGCGATCGTGAGCGACACCGTGGGTTTCATCCGCGACCTTCCGAGCGATCTCGTCACTGCCTTCCGTGCGACTTTCGAGGAGCTTGTGGACGCCGACTTGCTTCTGCACGTACTCGACGTGTCCGACCCGGGACTGCAACAGCACCTGGCCACCACGGATGCGCTGCTCAGGCGCCTCGAGCTCGACCAGATTCCACGCATGCTCGTGCTCAACAAGAGCGACAAGCTCGGCACGGCCGACGCCCCGATGGTCGGCCGCGGAGCCGGGGCGCTGGCCGTGAGCGCGCATGAGCCTGATTCCCTCGGCCCTCTGCGGTCCGAGCTCGAGCGCCGGCTGTTCGCCGGCGGCCCGCCGCCGCTGCAAGCAAAGAAGGCGACTCCCGCCGTGGCACAGGCTAGCGCGCCACGGGCTTGA
- a CDS encoding aminodeoxychorismate/anthranilate synthase component II translates to MKAASSMRIVIIDNYDSFAYNLYQQVGEILSVEATVFRNDRITVAQIAELAPTHLILSPGPGNPEQPPALGVCRHLIAELARIAQRSQAPRPIEPEARDRCGLTPRLPVLGVCLGHQGIGHVFGARIVRAPAPTHGKAGWIRHDGCGVFRGLPNPVRAMRYHSLTLDPESIPETLRVTAWSEDGLVMGVSHRELPLWGVQFHPESIGTPQGNAMLRNFLLPGAAGFLPSRGPAATSGVGEASPMLPDARTTTRSLR, encoded by the coding sequence ATGAAGGCTGCGAGCTCCATGCGAATCGTCATCATCGACAACTACGACTCGTTCGCCTACAACCTCTACCAGCAGGTCGGTGAGATACTGAGCGTCGAAGCCACGGTCTTTCGCAACGATCGGATCACCGTCGCACAGATCGCTGAGCTAGCCCCGACACACCTGATCCTGTCGCCGGGTCCGGGCAACCCAGAACAGCCGCCGGCGCTGGGGGTGTGCCGCCATCTGATCGCCGAGCTAGCCCGCATCGCTCAGCGGTCGCAGGCGCCTCGACCGATCGAGCCCGAAGCTCGTGACCGATGCGGGCTGACACCTCGGCTGCCGGTCCTTGGGGTGTGCCTGGGACACCAGGGCATCGGCCACGTCTTTGGGGCAAGGATCGTGCGCGCACCGGCTCCTACGCACGGCAAGGCGGGATGGATCCGGCACGACGGGTGCGGCGTTTTTCGGGGACTACCGAACCCGGTGCGCGCGATGCGATACCACTCGCTCACGCTCGACCCCGAGAGCATTCCGGAGACCTTGCGCGTCACGGCCTGGAGCGAGGACGGGCTCGTGATGGGCGTATCGCATCGCGAGCTGCCCCTGTGGGGCGTGCAGTTTCACCCCGAGTCCATCGGTACACCGCAGGGCAACGCGATGCTGCGCAATTTCCTGCTGCCGGGAGCAGCCGGTTTCTTGCCGTCGCGCGGCCCCGCTGCTACCTCGGGAGTTGGCGAGGCGTCTCCCATGCTCCCGGATGCTCGCACGACGACGAGGAGTCTACGATGA
- the pabB gene encoding aminodeoxychorismate synthase component I: MVCDTDEQRQIQHRARRVELLPGRYDAFALVRAWSDQEYVVLLDSAGSPSRDQRLAASCEARAEPARWSILAADPFAVFRSRGPACFAGPVGRERRLERPPLRELASLLERYRIPVAEEKQHAAVNALPFTGGAMGYLGYELLHQIERISHPERDRGPASLPDCYLLFFDTVAICNIASGELYVAANGFGASQVSARRSADERFVEVASRLRPHQGRGTRTPPPERRKRARLRQGDLISRGIEPVICRADYLRLIETTQEHIREGDVFEVCLCNRFDTEFAGSGFELYAALRQVNPAPFAAYLQLPEVQVLSSSPERFLRLDRERRVETRPIKGTRPRGHTLEQDRAHARDLFESEKDRAENIMIVDLARNDLGRVCQFGSVGVSELQAIESFEFTHQMVSTVQGLLRPSCDPIDLLRATFPGGSMTGAPKIAAMKIIEHLEPVTRGVFAGSIGYFDFDGALDLSIVIRTFIKQGDSLSFHVGGAIVADSDASEEHQETLDKASGLVAALDRYQSAQQRGR, translated from the coding sequence ATGGTCTGCGATACGGATGAGCAGCGACAGATCCAGCACCGCGCTCGCCGCGTGGAGCTTTTGCCAGGCCGCTACGACGCCTTTGCGCTGGTGCGAGCCTGGTCCGACCAGGAGTACGTCGTGCTGCTCGACAGCGCCGGCAGCCCGTCGCGCGATCAGCGCCTCGCCGCATCCTGTGAGGCCCGTGCCGAGCCCGCTCGTTGGTCCATACTGGCAGCCGACCCGTTCGCGGTCTTCCGATCCCGGGGCCCGGCGTGTTTCGCCGGTCCTGTGGGCCGCGAGCGACGGCTTGAACGACCACCGCTGCGAGAGCTCGCCTCGCTCCTGGAGCGCTACCGGATTCCGGTAGCCGAAGAAAAGCAGCATGCCGCCGTCAACGCTCTTCCTTTCACGGGGGGTGCCATGGGCTACCTGGGCTACGAGCTCTTGCACCAGATCGAGCGGATCTCCCATCCCGAACGCGATCGCGGACCCGCCTCGCTGCCGGACTGCTACCTGCTGTTCTTCGACACGGTCGCGATCTGCAACATCGCGAGCGGCGAGCTCTACGTGGCGGCCAACGGCTTCGGAGCATCGCAGGTTTCGGCGCGCCGAAGCGCAGACGAACGCTTCGTCGAGGTCGCGTCGCGACTGCGACCGCACCAGGGCCGCGGCACGCGGACGCCCCCCCCGGAGCGCCGCAAGCGAGCGCGACTGCGCCAGGGCGATCTGATCTCGCGCGGGATCGAGCCGGTGATCTGCCGAGCCGACTACCTGCGGCTGATCGAGACCACCCAAGAGCACATTCGCGAGGGCGACGTCTTCGAGGTGTGCCTGTGCAACCGTTTCGATACCGAGTTCGCAGGCAGCGGCTTCGAGCTGTATGCCGCCCTGCGCCAGGTCAATCCCGCCCCTTTCGCAGCCTATCTGCAGCTACCCGAGGTGCAGGTGTTGTCGTCCTCGCCCGAGCGCTTCCTCAGGCTCGATCGCGAACGCCGGGTCGAGACGCGGCCGATCAAGGGGACACGACCCCGCGGCCACACGCTCGAGCAAGACAGGGCGCATGCGCGCGATCTCTTCGAGAGCGAGAAGGACCGGGCCGAGAACATCATGATCGTCGACCTGGCACGAAACGACCTCGGCCGGGTATGCCAGTTTGGCAGCGTCGGGGTTTCCGAGCTGCAGGCGATCGAATCGTTCGAGTTCACTCACCAGATGGTGTCAACCGTACAGGGATTGCTTCGCCCAAGCTGCGACCCGATCGATCTGCTCCGGGCGACGTTCCCGGGAGGGTCGATGACGGGCGCTCCCAAGATCGCGGCCATGAAGATCATCGAGCACCTCGAACCGGTAACACGAGGCGTGTTTGCGGGATCGATCGGCTACTTCGATTTCGATGGAGCGCTCGATCTGAGCATCGTGATCAGGACCTTTATCAAGCAGGGGGACTCGCTGAGCTTCCACGTGGGCGGAGCCATCGTCGCCGACTCGGACGCTTCTGAGGAACATCAGGAAACACTGGACAAGGCCTCGGGCCTGGTCGCGGCGCTGGACCGCTACCAGAGCGCGCAACAGCGGGGGCGATGA